A genomic region of Desulfosarcina ovata subsp. ovata contains the following coding sequences:
- a CDS encoding RnfABCDGE type electron transport complex subunit B, which yields MSWVIIGLAATTMLAMALVLSFVLGWANRAFHVEVDPRVDASIDVLPGANCGGCGYVGCGEYAEAIVLDDAPVNLCTVGGKSCTEALAAVMGVEAAVSYPWRPVVHCGARTGDRLGRSPYIGEQRCGPANLVTDVQGCTYGCLGFGDCTRACDFDAIHIDDGLARVDYSTCVGCGACAKVCPRNIITMAPFKSDRMLVVQCSNHDAGKDVKAVCKVGCMGCRACERTSGMFTVQNNLSTIDYDSYTHENLESGLLAAKKCPRNRLVFVGIPSEKDILVAAKEELPDLIKPDFKTTVDDTEWRG from the coding sequence ATGTCCTGGGTAATTATCGGACTGGCCGCCACCACCATGCTCGCCATGGCGCTGGTGCTGTCATTCGTATTGGGGTGGGCCAATCGGGCCTTTCATGTGGAAGTGGATCCGCGGGTGGATGCATCCATCGATGTGCTGCCCGGCGCCAACTGTGGCGGCTGCGGATATGTGGGCTGCGGCGAATACGCCGAAGCCATCGTGTTGGATGATGCGCCGGTGAACCTGTGCACCGTGGGGGGGAAAAGCTGTACGGAAGCACTTGCAGCAGTCATGGGGGTGGAGGCCGCCGTCAGCTATCCCTGGCGTCCGGTGGTCCACTGCGGTGCCCGCACCGGCGACCGGCTGGGGCGCAGCCCTTACATCGGTGAGCAGCGCTGCGGACCGGCCAACCTGGTGACCGATGTCCAGGGATGCACTTACGGCTGCCTCGGGTTCGGTGACTGCACCCGGGCCTGTGATTTTGATGCCATCCATATTGATGACGGGCTGGCCCGGGTGGATTATTCGACGTGCGTGGGTTGTGGCGCCTGCGCCAAGGTCTGCCCCCGCAACATCATCACGATGGCACCCTTCAAGAGCGACCGGATGCTGGTGGTGCAGTGCTCCAACCACGACGCCGGAAAGGACGTCAAGGCGGTCTGCAAGGTGGGCTGTATGGGGTGCCGGGCCTGTGAACGGACGTCGGGCATGTTCACCGTCCAGAACAACCTGTCCACTATTGACTACGACAGCTACACCCATGAAAATCTGGAGTCCGGACTGTTGGCAGCCAAGAAATGTCCCAGAAACCGTTTGGTTTTCGTCGGCATTCCGTCGGAGAAGGATATCCTTGTTGCTGCCAAAGAAGAATTACCTGATTTGATCAAACCGGATTTCAAAACCACGGTGGATGATACGGAGTGGCGGGGGTAG
- the panB gene encoding 3-methyl-2-oxobutanoate hydroxymethyltransferase — translation MAKAKFTVRSFKSTKANGRRISMLTAYDYTTACLLDETGVDCLLVGDSLGMVMLGYENTLRVTMDEMIHHTKAVARGSRNALLIGDMPFLSYHISVEETVRNAGRFVQEGDAEAVKLEGGQGMVDKIRAIVKAQIPVLGHLGLTPQSVNAFGGFKVQGKDFETARQIIDDALLLQDAGVFGIVLECVPDGVARLITEKLEIPTIGIGAGVHCDGQVLVIQDLMGMFRKMRPKFVKTYADGGDITVAAVKSYIKELRSGAFPAPEHSFPVDENVLAAL, via the coding sequence ATGGCCAAGGCAAAATTTACCGTACGATCATTCAAATCCACCAAGGCAAACGGTCGACGCATCAGCATGCTAACGGCCTACGACTATACCACAGCATGCCTGTTGGACGAAACCGGAGTAGACTGCCTGCTGGTGGGGGATTCTCTCGGTATGGTCATGCTGGGTTATGAAAACACCTTACGGGTAACCATGGATGAAATGATCCACCATACCAAGGCGGTGGCCCGAGGCTCGCGTAATGCTCTGCTTATTGGAGACATGCCTTTTCTTTCCTACCATATCAGCGTGGAAGAAACGGTACGCAACGCCGGACGCTTCGTGCAGGAAGGCGATGCTGAAGCTGTAAAACTGGAAGGCGGTCAGGGAATGGTCGATAAAATCCGCGCCATCGTCAAAGCGCAAATCCCGGTTCTGGGGCATCTTGGACTCACCCCCCAGTCGGTAAACGCCTTTGGTGGTTTCAAGGTTCAAGGTAAGGATTTCGAGACGGCCCGCCAGATTATCGATGACGCCCTGCTGCTTCAGGACGCCGGCGTATTCGGGATTGTTCTTGAGTGCGTTCCCGATGGGGTGGCTCGCTTGATTACTGAAAAACTGGAAATCCCAACCATCGGTATCGGCGCCGGCGTACATTGCGACGGCCAGGTCTTGGTAATACAGGACTTGATGGGTATGTTTCGAAAAATGCGTCCAAAATTTGTAAAGACCTATGCCGACGGTGGAGATATCACCGTTGCGGCGGTTAAATCTTATATCAAAGAGTTGCGCAGCGGCGCCTTCCCAGCACCCGAACACAGTTTTCCTGTCGATGAAAATGTGCTGGCCGCACTCTGA
- a CDS encoding universal stress protein produces MKETVFQNKILVAIDGSEQSLSAARYTANVFPTDRTHIVLFHVREQLLDLFSDLDAYPHYKHRVTGVKRWATEQKREITDIMDSALVYFKQKGFPESAIAIKTSAKKLGITQDIIKESYDGYHAIIVGRTGLSRLRDWLAKSAAMKLVAKIRHIPVVVVGGNPDTKHLLVAFNGSHGAMKGVASVGALVGASDHHLHLYSIITNDEKFWVGNKTFFIPENIEDSIETGVNQIGAQLEVARSRLLTEGVAPDRISIKIHAVDRNRSTCLVQEAMENHFGSVVVGRRGMITFFDAIFIGRVSDKVLRLADQMAVWVI; encoded by the coding sequence GTGAAAGAAACCGTTTTCCAGAATAAAATTCTTGTGGCTATCGACGGCAGCGAGCAGTCTTTATCGGCCGCTCGGTACACCGCTAATGTCTTCCCTACGGACCGCACTCACATAGTGCTATTTCATGTTCGGGAACAACTGCTCGATCTCTTTTCCGACCTGGATGCCTATCCCCATTATAAACATAGGGTAACCGGAGTGAAGCGCTGGGCCACCGAACAAAAGAGAGAAATCACCGACATCATGGACAGTGCTTTGGTCTACTTCAAGCAAAAAGGCTTCCCCGAATCGGCCATTGCCATTAAGACTTCGGCCAAGAAATTGGGGATCACCCAGGATATCATCAAGGAATCCTACGACGGGTACCATGCCATCATTGTGGGACGCACTGGGTTGAGCCGGTTAAGAGACTGGTTGGCAAAGAGCGCAGCCATGAAACTAGTGGCCAAGATCAGACATATTCCCGTTGTGGTGGTGGGCGGCAATCCCGACACGAAACACCTGCTGGTGGCCTTTAACGGCAGCCATGGGGCCATGAAAGGCGTGGCAAGCGTTGGTGCACTGGTGGGGGCCTCGGACCACCACCTGCATCTTTACAGCATAATTACCAACGATGAAAAGTTCTGGGTAGGGAACAAGACGTTCTTCATTCCTGAAAATATCGAAGATTCCATTGAAACCGGAGTTAACCAGATCGGCGCGCAGCTCGAAGTTGCCCGCAGCAGACTATTGACCGAAGGAGTAGCACCTGACCGGATCTCAATCAAGATTCATGCTGTTGACAGGAATCGGTCGACCTGCCTTGTTCAGGAAGCTATGGAGAACCATTTCGGCAGTGTTGTCGTGGGACGTCGTGGGATGATCACGTTTTTTGATGCGATTTTCATCGGCCGGGTCAGCGACAAGGTATTGAGGCTGGCCGATCAGATGGCGGTATGGGTTATATAA
- the rsxE gene encoding electron transport complex subunit RsxE, which produces MADQPTAAERFIQGILPENPVYRQLLGLCPTLAVTNSLMAAVTMAGAVGFVLLCANVIISLIRNLLKPYLRIVVFTLTIATFVTIADRFLAAYLYQMSKTLGPYIPLIIVNCIIICRCEVCASKQSPFVAAADAVGQSLGFGLALSSIAAIREILGTGSLFGLRVMPAVWPDWVIMVLPPGAFLTFGLLLGTINWITARKGGKKIA; this is translated from the coding sequence ATGGCTGACCAGCCCACCGCCGCCGAGCGGTTCATCCAGGGCATCCTGCCGGAAAACCCGGTCTATCGCCAGCTGCTTGGGTTGTGTCCCACCCTGGCGGTGACCAACAGCCTCATGGCTGCCGTCACCATGGCCGGTGCCGTGGGGTTCGTGCTGCTTTGTGCCAACGTGATTATCAGCCTGATCCGCAACCTGCTCAAACCGTACCTGCGCATCGTGGTTTTTACCCTGACCATCGCCACCTTCGTCACCATCGCGGACCGGTTTCTGGCGGCCTACCTTTACCAGATGAGCAAAACCCTGGGGCCTTACATTCCGCTGATTATCGTCAACTGCATCATCATCTGCCGATGTGAGGTGTGTGCGTCCAAGCAGTCCCCTTTCGTTGCCGCGGCTGACGCCGTGGGCCAGAGTTTGGGGTTCGGCTTGGCCCTGTCCAGCATTGCCGCCATTCGAGAAATTCTGGGTACCGGATCCCTGTTCGGACTGCGGGTCATGCCGGCAGTATGGCCGGACTGGGTGATCATGGTGCTTCCTCCCGGCGCCTTTCTCACCTTCGGTCTGCTGCTGGGAACCATCAACTGGATTACCGCCCGCAAGGGCGGTAAGAAGATAGCTTAG
- a CDS encoding IS1634 family transposase: MFARVKKSGNHQYLQIVENRKEKGKVKQRVVATVGRMDRLQEKGRVETLIRSLSRFSEQTMLILSGKSDLAADAKKIGPVLIFERLWKETGIQAAIVRSLKGRRFEFNVERAIFLTVLHRLMVSGSDRFCHRWCRDYIIDGIDDLDLHHLYRAMGFLGEQIEDQDGATPFSPRCNKDLIEESIFSHRRDLFTHLDLVFFDTTSIYFEGRGGESIGQRGFSKDHRPDLPQMVVGAILDDKGQPICCEMWPGNTADVKTLLPIVKRLKTRFKIGRICIVADRGMISANTIKQLESKDSPIPYILGARMRKVKEIRDRVLSQPGRYKQVRPESYDRNKPAPLKVKQVEIDGNRYIVCVNTRQQRKDAADREAIVSALTKQLKKGPKSLVGNKGYRKYLKLEKNSACIDKDRIKYEARFDGKWVLRTNTDLPADQVALKYKELWQVEKVFRDVKSLLTTRPIFHQKDSTIRGHVFCSFLALVLRKELDRRLLKKGHRFEWAEIKQDLKALQRVTIEEDGWRLSIRSRSQGVCGKVFQCVGVALPATIQEA, from the coding sequence ATGTTCGCTCGCGTCAAAAAGTCCGGTAACCATCAGTATCTGCAAATCGTCGAGAACCGTAAAGAAAAAGGCAAAGTCAAGCAGCGCGTCGTCGCCACGGTAGGCCGCATGGACCGGTTACAGGAAAAGGGCCGTGTCGAAACCCTCATCCGCTCGTTGTCCCGCTTTTCGGAGCAAACCATGCTGATCCTTTCCGGCAAAAGCGATCTGGCTGCCGATGCCAAAAAGATCGGACCGGTGCTGATATTCGAGCGGTTGTGGAAAGAGACCGGTATCCAGGCGGCTATTGTGCGGTCGCTGAAAGGCCGTCGTTTCGAGTTCAATGTCGAGCGAGCCATTTTTCTCACTGTGCTGCACCGGTTGATGGTATCGGGTTCGGATCGATTCTGTCATCGTTGGTGCCGGGACTACATCATTGACGGGATCGATGACCTGGATCTTCACCACCTGTATCGGGCGATGGGCTTTTTGGGTGAACAGATCGAGGACCAGGACGGGGCAACGCCTTTCTCGCCCCGCTGCAACAAGGATCTGATCGAAGAGTCGATCTTCTCCCATCGCCGGGATCTGTTCACCCATCTCGATCTGGTATTTTTCGATACCACCTCGATCTACTTCGAAGGCCGGGGCGGTGAAAGTATCGGCCAGCGGGGTTTTAGCAAAGACCATCGGCCCGATCTGCCCCAGATGGTTGTTGGCGCGATTCTCGATGACAAGGGTCAGCCCATTTGCTGCGAGATGTGGCCAGGCAATACCGCCGATGTTAAAACACTTTTGCCGATCGTAAAGCGGCTCAAGACGCGGTTTAAGATCGGGCGGATTTGCATTGTTGCCGACCGGGGTATGATCAGCGCCAATACGATCAAGCAACTCGAATCGAAAGACAGTCCGATTCCGTACATTTTGGGTGCCCGCATGCGAAAAGTCAAAGAGATCCGGGATCGGGTATTATCCCAGCCGGGCCGTTATAAACAAGTCCGTCCCGAAAGCTATGACCGCAACAAGCCGGCGCCCTTGAAAGTCAAACAGGTGGAGATCGATGGCAATCGGTACATCGTATGCGTCAACACCCGCCAGCAACGCAAAGACGCCGCCGACCGCGAGGCCATCGTTTCAGCTCTGACCAAGCAACTCAAAAAAGGTCCCAAAAGTCTAGTCGGCAACAAAGGCTATCGCAAGTATCTGAAGCTCGAGAAGAACAGCGCCTGCATCGACAAAGACCGCATCAAGTATGAAGCCCGTTTCGATGGCAAGTGGGTGCTGCGGACCAATACGGATCTTCCTGCCGATCAGGTAGCACTCAAGTACAAGGAACTGTGGCAAGTAGAAAAAGTCTTTCGGGACGTCAAATCCCTACTTACCACCCGCCCGATTTTTCACCAGAAAGACAGCACGATCCGGGGCCATGTGTTTTGCAGCTTTCTGGCGCTGGTCCTTCGCAAGGAACTGGACCGCCGTCTATTGAAGAAAGGCCACCGTTTCGAGTGGGCCGAGATCAAGCAGGACCTGAAGGCGCTACAACGGGTAACCATCGAAGAAGACGGCTGGCGCCTTTCGATCCGAAGCCGTAGCCAGGGCGTATGCGGCAAAGTCTTCCAGTGCGTCGGTGTTGCCCTGCCGGCAACGATACAGGAGGCGTAG
- the rsxC gene encoding electron transport complex subunit RsxC — translation MFQGFRNDGHKKNEIHVAAMGLKLEGYPGSGTFAHGVHPPDHKKLSKDAAIRVMPTPEMVVLALHQNIGGPCDPMVKPRQTVQWGELIGKGSTFVSTTLHASVPGIVQRPVRVTLANGRHMDTLPIKTEGELPSGQDLWDEIFGGDWPTTGLNAYEPTQISRDINDAGLVGLGGAAFPTHVKITPGDKKPIHTLIVNGCECEPYLTSDYRLMVEAPVSIITGALLAGRSVGAERIVIGVEDNKMPAVAALKKATDGTGIQIAVVKTKYPQGSEKHLIQAVIKRQVPLGGLPSDVGVAISNVGTMAAVARAVIHKKPLTHRVISVTGGGIVNPSNVLAPIGVSFGALIDFCGGLTPGAARMVAGGPMMGFAFANPNTPVTKGTGGLTVMTRDEVNAGEETACVRCGKCVDVCPMNLVPTKIAMASRHQDIALSRRYNIMACFECGSCAYTCPAHIPLVQLIRVGKALVAAGGI, via the coding sequence GTGTTTCAGGGGTTCCGAAATGATGGTCACAAAAAAAATGAAATTCATGTTGCCGCCATGGGGCTGAAGCTGGAAGGATACCCGGGCAGCGGCACATTCGCTCACGGTGTTCACCCGCCGGATCATAAAAAGTTGTCCAAGGATGCGGCCATCCGGGTGATGCCGACGCCGGAAATGGTGGTGTTGGCCCTTCATCAGAATATCGGCGGCCCGTGTGACCCCATGGTCAAACCCCGCCAGACAGTACAGTGGGGTGAGCTGATTGGCAAGGGCAGTACCTTTGTCTCCACCACCTTGCATGCGTCGGTGCCCGGCATTGTCCAGCGACCGGTGAGAGTGACGCTGGCCAATGGCCGGCACATGGATACCCTGCCCATCAAAACCGAAGGGGAACTGCCGTCGGGTCAGGACCTGTGGGATGAGATCTTCGGCGGGGACTGGCCCACCACCGGCCTGAACGCCTATGAACCGACCCAGATCAGCCGCGATATAAACGATGCTGGACTGGTGGGGCTGGGCGGGGCGGCCTTTCCCACCCACGTGAAGATCACGCCCGGCGACAAGAAGCCGATCCACACCTTGATAGTCAACGGCTGCGAATGCGAGCCCTATCTCACATCCGACTACCGGCTCATGGTAGAGGCTCCGGTTTCCATTATTACTGGCGCCCTGCTGGCGGGCCGTAGTGTGGGGGCCGAGCGGATCGTCATCGGTGTCGAGGACAACAAGATGCCGGCGGTAGCGGCGTTGAAAAAGGCCACGGACGGTACGGGCATACAAATTGCCGTGGTCAAAACCAAGTATCCCCAAGGCAGTGAAAAGCATCTGATTCAGGCCGTGATCAAGCGCCAGGTGCCCCTGGGCGGGCTGCCCTCGGATGTGGGGGTGGCCATAAGCAATGTGGGGACCATGGCTGCCGTTGCCCGGGCCGTGATTCATAAAAAACCCCTGACCCACCGGGTGATCAGCGTTACCGGCGGCGGCATCGTCAACCCGTCCAACGTGCTGGCGCCCATCGGTGTTTCATTCGGTGCGCTGATCGATTTTTGCGGCGGCCTGACGCCCGGCGCAGCCCGCATGGTTGCCGGCGGCCCCATGATGGGATTTGCCTTTGCCAATCCCAACACCCCGGTTACCAAAGGCACCGGTGGGCTTACCGTGATGACCCGGGACGAAGTGAATGCCGGCGAGGAGACCGCCTGTGTCCGTTGTGGGAAATGCGTGGATGTGTGCCCCATGAACCTGGTTCCCACCAAAATTGCCATGGCATCAAGACATCAGGACATCGCCCTGTCCCGGCGATATAACATTATGGCCTGTTTCGAGTGCGGCTCCTGCGCATACACGTGCCCGGCCCACATTCCGCTGGTTCAGCTGATCCGGGTCGGAAAGGCCCTGGTGGCGGCGGGTGGGATCTGA
- the panD gene encoding aspartate 1-decarboxylase — MLVNMLKSKIHRATVTDADLNYVGSITIDSVVMNSANILPGEKVQVANINTGERFETYTLEGEAHSGIVCLNGAAARLVQPGDRIIIIAYCWLEEKEARPFRPTIVFMDKNNRGALEPWD, encoded by the coding sequence ATGCTGGTTAACATGCTCAAAAGCAAGATCCACCGCGCCACGGTTACCGATGCCGATCTGAATTATGTGGGCAGTATCACCATTGACAGCGTCGTGATGAATTCCGCCAACATCCTGCCTGGGGAAAAAGTCCAAGTCGCCAACATAAACACCGGTGAACGTTTCGAAACCTACACACTAGAAGGCGAAGCACACAGCGGCATCGTCTGCCTGAACGGCGCTGCCGCACGTCTGGTGCAGCCCGGCGACAGAATCATCATCATCGCTTACTGCTGGCTGGAGGAAAAAGAAGCTAGGCCGTTCAGGCCCACCATCGTTTTCATGGACAAAAATAACCGTGGAGCCTTGGAACCATGGGACTGA
- a CDS encoding FAD/NAD(P)-binding oxidoreductase yields MQKTDVLVIGGSAAGIVAATTSKSFNPDKKIVLIRKEKNVLVPCGIPYMFGTLESSDQNIVPDAVLANAGVELVIGEAVSISQAQV; encoded by the coding sequence ATGCAGAAAACGGATGTGCTGGTCATTGGCGGTAGTGCAGCGGGTATTGTAGCTGCAACCACTTCAAAATCTTTTAACCCAGATAAAAAAATCGTACTGATTCGGAAAGAAAAAAATGTTCTTGTTCCTTGCGGCATTCCTTATATGTTTGGAACATTGGAGAGTAGCGACCAAAACATTGTTCCTGATGCAGTACTGGCAAATGCCGGAGTGGAATTGGTCATCGGTGAAGCGGTTTCAATCAGTCAGGCTCAAGTTTGA
- a CDS encoding RnfABCDGE type electron transport complex subunit D, producing the protein MKPIDETRPTAPVIHVSPSPHLAQSTTSTRRMMVDVLVALVPVVAMSLFVFRGYALLQLAVCLSGSLAAELLFVKMRGRQSTLKDCSAIVTGIILAMSLPGTAPWYVGVIAAFVAVGIGKIIFGGLGMNLFNPAMVGRAFVMISFAGALAASGFEDVRSAVDAVSQATPMNAYKMNGVVTPLVHLFWGTTNGSLGETSALACLLGGLYLIIRRAASWEIPAGLLLAVLVIGGMADLAGPADGWTVLHHILGGSLLFGAFFIATDPVTSPLTPKGKFIFGLGTGTLIMVLRLFSGYPEGVMFAVLLMNALTPLINRWTIPTPFGGQ; encoded by the coding sequence GTGAAACCGATTGATGAAACCAGACCGACGGCGCCGGTGATTCACGTATCGCCGTCTCCCCACTTGGCCCAATCCACCACCAGTACCCGGCGGATGATGGTGGATGTCCTCGTGGCTTTGGTGCCGGTGGTGGCCATGTCCCTGTTCGTCTTTCGCGGCTACGCCCTGCTCCAGCTGGCTGTCTGCCTAAGCGGGAGCCTGGCGGCGGAACTGCTTTTCGTGAAGATGCGCGGGCGGCAGTCTACCCTGAAAGACTGCTCGGCCATCGTTACCGGCATCATCCTGGCCATGTCCCTGCCCGGTACGGCACCCTGGTACGTGGGTGTGATCGCCGCTTTCGTGGCCGTCGGCATCGGAAAGATTATTTTCGGCGGGTTGGGCATGAATTTGTTTAATCCGGCCATGGTGGGTCGCGCATTCGTCATGATTTCCTTTGCCGGCGCGCTTGCCGCATCGGGATTCGAAGACGTGCGCAGCGCCGTGGACGCCGTTTCCCAGGCCACCCCCATGAACGCCTATAAGATGAACGGTGTGGTGACACCGCTGGTCCACCTCTTCTGGGGAACCACCAACGGCAGCCTGGGTGAGACCAGCGCCCTGGCCTGCCTGCTGGGGGGCCTTTATCTGATTATCCGGCGTGCCGCCTCATGGGAGATCCCGGCAGGACTGCTTCTGGCGGTCCTGGTCATCGGCGGCATGGCCGATCTTGCCGGTCCCGCGGACGGGTGGACGGTGCTGCACCATATCCTGGGAGGGTCATTGCTTTTCGGGGCCTTTTTTATTGCCACGGACCCGGTCACCAGCCCCTTGACACCCAAAGGCAAGTTTATTTTCGGCCTGGGCACCGGCACTCTGATTATGGTGCTGCGGCTGTTCTCCGGTTACCCGGAAGGTGTAATGTTCGCGGTGCTGTTGATGAATGCGCTGACCCCGTTGATCAACCGGTGGACCATACCCACTCCTTTTGGTGGACAATAA
- the panC gene encoding pantoate--beta-alanine ligase — protein sequence MQIIQSKNELRKAVKSVKRKGKTIGFVPTMGFLHQGHLSLIRRAREENDIVVVSIFVNPTQFGPNEDLDAYPRDAQRDSDLMVAETVDIAFYPTVDALYPKGYTTYVEVQGPMTQVLCGRSRPTHFRGVTTIVTKLFNLVSPDRAYFGQKDAQQATVIQQMVRDLDFDLQVVVCPIVREADGMAMSSRNTYLTPGQRADAPMLNRALLDTKEMIEKGERSVAVVSRNIEKQISGIEDATIDYVAVVNAHTLEEMEMLSGEMLVALAVKFGRTRLIDNIRIEV from the coding sequence ATGCAAATCATCCAATCCAAGAATGAACTCCGCAAAGCGGTAAAAAGTGTCAAAAGAAAAGGCAAAACCATCGGCTTCGTTCCCACCATGGGGTTCTTGCATCAGGGCCATCTGTCCCTCATTCGTCGGGCACGGGAGGAAAATGATATCGTCGTGGTTAGCATTTTCGTCAACCCGACCCAGTTCGGCCCCAATGAGGACCTGGATGCTTATCCCCGAGACGCGCAGCGAGATTCTGATCTGATGGTGGCGGAGACCGTAGACATTGCCTTTTACCCCACTGTCGATGCGCTCTATCCGAAAGGCTATACCACTTACGTTGAGGTTCAAGGTCCAATGACCCAAGTGCTTTGCGGCCGGTCACGACCTACCCATTTTAGAGGTGTCACCACCATCGTGACCAAGCTGTTCAACCTGGTTTCTCCGGATCGTGCCTATTTCGGTCAAAAAGATGCCCAACAGGCGACCGTGATTCAACAAATGGTCAGAGACCTGGACTTCGACCTGCAAGTCGTGGTTTGTCCAATCGTCCGCGAAGCCGACGGCATGGCCATGAGTTCGCGTAACACCTATCTTACTCCCGGGCAAAGGGCGGATGCCCCGATGTTGAACCGGGCACTGCTCGACACTAAGGAGATGATCGAAAAGGGCGAACGCAGCGTAGCAGTGGTCAGTCGGAATATTGAAAAGCAGATCAGTGGCATTGAGGATGCAACCATCGACTATGTAGCTGTGGTGAATGCACACACCCTGGAAGAAATGGAAATGCTCAGTGGTGAGATGCTCGTTGCTTTGGCAGTCAAATTCGGGAGGACACGACTGATCGACAATATTCGAATAGAGGTATAA
- a CDS encoding electron transport complex protein RnfA produces MNYLIDILLIALGAALINNFVLYYFVGICPFIGVSRHVGMAVGMGCAVTFVITIAAFIAWTITTFVLMPGAPLTRLAASLFMPAETAARVDLTILSYIVYIFAISSSVQFVEMYVRRFFPLLYKAFGVFLPLITTNCAILFACLTIMSHVVGAENPADRWDLGRALTLAFFGGAGFTIAIVIMAGIREELELCDVPKPFRGAAITLVVGGILAMAFMGFTGVDSGLREAMTAKPAVTETSTSVPAPAPPEEKTLSKAFDFHRVSTPIEGPANILRGESCPG; encoded by the coding sequence ATGAATTATCTAATCGATATACTGCTCATCGCCCTGGGCGCGGCCCTGATCAACAACTTCGTCCTGTACTATTTCGTGGGTATCTGCCCCTTTATTGGTGTTTCCCGGCACGTGGGAATGGCTGTGGGCATGGGGTGCGCGGTGACCTTTGTCATCACCATTGCCGCCTTCATCGCATGGACCATCACCACCTTCGTGCTCATGCCCGGCGCCCCGCTCACCCGACTGGCGGCGAGCCTTTTCATGCCGGCCGAGACGGCGGCCCGGGTGGACCTGACCATCTTGAGCTATATTGTCTATATCTTCGCCATCAGCTCGTCGGTGCAGTTTGTGGAGATGTACGTGCGCCGGTTTTTTCCCTTGCTCTACAAGGCCTTCGGTGTGTTTTTGCCGTTGATCACCACCAACTGCGCCATCCTTTTCGCCTGTCTGACCATCATGAGCCACGTGGTGGGCGCGGAGAACCCGGCGGACCGGTGGGACCTGGGCCGGGCCCTGACCCTGGCCTTTTTCGGCGGCGCGGGCTTTACCATTGCAATCGTCATCATGGCCGGCATCCGGGAGGAACTGGAGTTATGCGATGTGCCCAAACCGTTCCGGGGCGCCGCCATTACCCTGGTGGTGGGAGGGATCCTGGCCATGGCGTTCATGGGTTTCACCGGGGTGGATTCGGGTCTCCGGGAAGCCATGACCGCAAAACCGGCAGTGACGGAAACATCAACATCCGTGCCTGCTCCGGCACCACCGGAAGAGAAGACCCTTTCAAAGGCTTTCGACTTTCACCGAGTCTCAACACCGATTGAAGGTCCTGCCAATATACTACGAGGGGAATCATGTCCTGGGTAA
- a CDS encoding FMN-binding protein, with amino-acid sequence MTMDAENKKPGGLRKSSFVQAWLVLVLAVGFGVSLAGVQLALGPVIESNKINETQEKVPELVLGNFLAAKMATENQTLEIVPRQVTVKKSGRVKFYSVYEARYQDGLKGWVVKTKGQGYADTIELLLGLSPDLRTITGLFVLDQKETPGLGNKIITDTWRGQFIDAPADRPLIVVKTGASRPGEIDAVTGATISSRSVTAMINTAIGDLRKPLTAGPSAAAKGGKDNG; translated from the coding sequence ATGACGATGGATGCTGAAAACAAGAAACCCGGCGGACTGAGAAAAAGCAGTTTCGTGCAGGCCTGGCTGGTGCTGGTGCTGGCGGTGGGATTCGGCGTTTCCCTGGCCGGCGTGCAGCTGGCGTTGGGGCCGGTAATCGAGAGTAACAAAATCAATGAAACCCAGGAGAAGGTGCCCGAGCTGGTGCTGGGAAACTTTTTGGCAGCCAAGATGGCAACCGAAAACCAGACACTGGAGATTGTTCCCCGCCAGGTGACCGTGAAAAAGTCGGGTCGGGTTAAATTCTACAGCGTATACGAGGCGCGGTACCAGGATGGCCTGAAAGGGTGGGTGGTGAAAACCAAGGGCCAGGGCTACGCGGACACCATCGAACTGCTGCTTGGGCTTTCCCCGGATCTTCGCACCATCACCGGCCTGTTTGTTCTGGATCAGAAAGAGACCCCCGGTCTGGGCAACAAGATCATTACCGATACATGGCGGGGACAGTTCATCGATGCCCCGGCGGACAGGCCCCTGATAGTGGTGAAAACCGGTGCCTCCCGGCCCGGTGAAATCGATGCGGTGACCGGCGCCACCATCTCATCCAGAAGTGTGACCGCCATGATCAACACGGCCATCGGCGACCTGCGAAAACCGCTCACCGCCGGTCCGTCTGCTGCCGCGAAAGGGGGCAAGGACAATGGCTGA